A window from Musa acuminata AAA Group cultivar baxijiao chromosome BXJ3-10, Cavendish_Baxijiao_AAA, whole genome shotgun sequence encodes these proteins:
- the LOC103999857 gene encoding dof zinc finger protein DOF2.1 isoform X1: MWGLVLRTVVHDSVFQMHDEEEWKYREGLKNLIVKGSSYNSKLMSLPVWMLIASSVQPQAMASHGLTQQQQDRKLTPHPEQALKCPRCASTNTKFCYYNNYSLSQPRYFCKGCRRYWTQGGSLRNVPVGGGCRKNKRSSSSSSTSPSSKKSQEQDLNSTHSNPLLPTLIPPPLSYDPTDLTFSFTGLPKHPLAKQFGLEDNNHDADPMPSAPTPTNGGFLDILRTGFVDITSPSGLSNNLYYSYGIHGGLEMATGVSREEGGLSGATASATTSQGSCKAMDGGDNKVRTGLPWQDGNMDASKDCWDGFGSSLQGLINSSGL; the protein is encoded by the coding sequence ATGTGGGGTTTGGTTCTAAGGACAGTCGTTCATGACTCCGTTTTCCAAATGCATGATGAAGAAGAATGGAAGTACAGAGAAGGATTAAAGAATTTGATAGTGAAAGGAAGCAGCTATAACTCAAAACTAATGTCACTACCGGTGTGGATGTTAATTGCTTCTTCTGTGCAGCCACAGGCAATGGCTAGCCATGGATTGACTCAGCAGCAACAGGATAGGAAGCTCACGCCTCATCCGGAGCAAGCCCTGAAGTGCCCCAGGTGTGCctccaccaacaccaagttctgttactacaacaactacagcctCTCCCAGCCCAGGTACTTCTGCAAGGGTTGCCGGAGGTACTGGACTCAGGGAGGCTCTCTCAGGAATGTCCCAGTGGGAGGTGGATGCAGGAAGAACAAGagatcctcctcttcctcttccacttCCCCTTCCTCGAAGAAGTCGCAAGAGCAAGACCTCAACTCTACCCACTCCAACCCACTACTCCCTACCCTCATCCCCCCACCTCTTTCATATGATCCAACTGACCTCACCTTCTCTTTTACTGGACTTCCAAAGCACCCACTCGCGAAGCAGTTTGGCCTGGAAGACAATAACCATGACGCTGACCCAATGCCATCTGCTCCAACCCCAACAAATGGTGGTTTCCTTGACATCCTGAGAACTGGTTTTGTTGACATCACAAGCCCAAGCGGCTTGAGCAACAACCTTTACTATAGCTATGGAATCCATGGCGGTCTGGAGATGGCAACTGGTGTTAGTAGGGAAGAGGGAGGACTAAGTGGCGCAACAGCAAGTGCAACAACTAGCCAAGGGTCATGCAAAGCCATGGATGGAGGGGATAACAAGGTGCGGACAGGTCTTCCATGGCAGGATGGAAACATGGATGCTTCAAAGGATTGCTGGGATGGTTTTGGTTCTTCTTTGCAGGGACTAATCAATAGCTCTGGGCTGTAA
- the LOC103999857 gene encoding dof zinc finger protein DOF2.1 isoform X4: MASHGLTQQQQDRKLTPHPEQALKCPRCASTNTKFCYYNNYSLSQPRYFCKGCRRYWTQGGSLRNVPVGGGCRKNKRSSSSSSTSPSSKKSQEQDLNSTHSNPLLPTLIPPPLSYDPTDLTFSFTGLPKHPLAKQFGLEDNNHDADPMPSAPTPTNGGFLDILRTGFVDITSPSGLSNNLYYSYGIHGGLEMATGVSREEGGLSGATASATTSQGSCKAMDGGDNKVRTGLPWQDGNMDASKDCWDGFGSSLQGLINSSGL, translated from the coding sequence ATGGCTAGCCATGGATTGACTCAGCAGCAACAGGATAGGAAGCTCACGCCTCATCCGGAGCAAGCCCTGAAGTGCCCCAGGTGTGCctccaccaacaccaagttctgttactacaacaactacagcctCTCCCAGCCCAGGTACTTCTGCAAGGGTTGCCGGAGGTACTGGACTCAGGGAGGCTCTCTCAGGAATGTCCCAGTGGGAGGTGGATGCAGGAAGAACAAGagatcctcctcttcctcttccacttCCCCTTCCTCGAAGAAGTCGCAAGAGCAAGACCTCAACTCTACCCACTCCAACCCACTACTCCCTACCCTCATCCCCCCACCTCTTTCATATGATCCAACTGACCTCACCTTCTCTTTTACTGGACTTCCAAAGCACCCACTCGCGAAGCAGTTTGGCCTGGAAGACAATAACCATGACGCTGACCCAATGCCATCTGCTCCAACCCCAACAAATGGTGGTTTCCTTGACATCCTGAGAACTGGTTTTGTTGACATCACAAGCCCAAGCGGCTTGAGCAACAACCTTTACTATAGCTATGGAATCCATGGCGGTCTGGAGATGGCAACTGGTGTTAGTAGGGAAGAGGGAGGACTAAGTGGCGCAACAGCAAGTGCAACAACTAGCCAAGGGTCATGCAAAGCCATGGATGGAGGGGATAACAAGGTGCGGACAGGTCTTCCATGGCAGGATGGAAACATGGATGCTTCAAAGGATTGCTGGGATGGTTTTGGTTCTTCTTTGCAGGGACTAATCAATAGCTCTGGGCTGTAA
- the LOC103999857 gene encoding dof zinc finger protein DOF2.1 isoform X3 codes for MEISNARHQAMASHGLTQQQQDRKLTPHPEQALKCPRCASTNTKFCYYNNYSLSQPRYFCKGCRRYWTQGGSLRNVPVGGGCRKNKRSSSSSSTSPSSKKSQEQDLNSTHSNPLLPTLIPPPLSYDPTDLTFSFTGLPKHPLAKQFGLEDNNHDADPMPSAPTPTNGGFLDILRTGFVDITSPSGLSNNLYYSYGIHGGLEMATGVSREEGGLSGATASATTSQGSCKAMDGGDNKVRTGLPWQDGNMDASKDCWDGFGSSLQGLINSSGL; via the exons ATGGAGATTTCCAACGCTCGCCATCAG GCAATGGCTAGCCATGGATTGACTCAGCAGCAACAGGATAGGAAGCTCACGCCTCATCCGGAGCAAGCCCTGAAGTGCCCCAGGTGTGCctccaccaacaccaagttctgttactacaacaactacagcctCTCCCAGCCCAGGTACTTCTGCAAGGGTTGCCGGAGGTACTGGACTCAGGGAGGCTCTCTCAGGAATGTCCCAGTGGGAGGTGGATGCAGGAAGAACAAGagatcctcctcttcctcttccacttCCCCTTCCTCGAAGAAGTCGCAAGAGCAAGACCTCAACTCTACCCACTCCAACCCACTACTCCCTACCCTCATCCCCCCACCTCTTTCATATGATCCAACTGACCTCACCTTCTCTTTTACTGGACTTCCAAAGCACCCACTCGCGAAGCAGTTTGGCCTGGAAGACAATAACCATGACGCTGACCCAATGCCATCTGCTCCAACCCCAACAAATGGTGGTTTCCTTGACATCCTGAGAACTGGTTTTGTTGACATCACAAGCCCAAGCGGCTTGAGCAACAACCTTTACTATAGCTATGGAATCCATGGCGGTCTGGAGATGGCAACTGGTGTTAGTAGGGAAGAGGGAGGACTAAGTGGCGCAACAGCAAGTGCAACAACTAGCCAAGGGTCATGCAAAGCCATGGATGGAGGGGATAACAAGGTGCGGACAGGTCTTCCATGGCAGGATGGAAACATGGATGCTTCAAAGGATTGCTGGGATGGTTTTGGTTCTTCTTTGCAGGGACTAATCAATAGCTCTGGGCTGTAA
- the LOC103999857 gene encoding dof zinc finger protein DOF2.1 isoform X2: MEISNARHQPQAMASHGLTQQQQDRKLTPHPEQALKCPRCASTNTKFCYYNNYSLSQPRYFCKGCRRYWTQGGSLRNVPVGGGCRKNKRSSSSSSTSPSSKKSQEQDLNSTHSNPLLPTLIPPPLSYDPTDLTFSFTGLPKHPLAKQFGLEDNNHDADPMPSAPTPTNGGFLDILRTGFVDITSPSGLSNNLYYSYGIHGGLEMATGVSREEGGLSGATASATTSQGSCKAMDGGDNKVRTGLPWQDGNMDASKDCWDGFGSSLQGLINSSGL, translated from the exons ATGGAGATTTCCAACGCTCGCCATCAG CCACAGGCAATGGCTAGCCATGGATTGACTCAGCAGCAACAGGATAGGAAGCTCACGCCTCATCCGGAGCAAGCCCTGAAGTGCCCCAGGTGTGCctccaccaacaccaagttctgttactacaacaactacagcctCTCCCAGCCCAGGTACTTCTGCAAGGGTTGCCGGAGGTACTGGACTCAGGGAGGCTCTCTCAGGAATGTCCCAGTGGGAGGTGGATGCAGGAAGAACAAGagatcctcctcttcctcttccacttCCCCTTCCTCGAAGAAGTCGCAAGAGCAAGACCTCAACTCTACCCACTCCAACCCACTACTCCCTACCCTCATCCCCCCACCTCTTTCATATGATCCAACTGACCTCACCTTCTCTTTTACTGGACTTCCAAAGCACCCACTCGCGAAGCAGTTTGGCCTGGAAGACAATAACCATGACGCTGACCCAATGCCATCTGCTCCAACCCCAACAAATGGTGGTTTCCTTGACATCCTGAGAACTGGTTTTGTTGACATCACAAGCCCAAGCGGCTTGAGCAACAACCTTTACTATAGCTATGGAATCCATGGCGGTCTGGAGATGGCAACTGGTGTTAGTAGGGAAGAGGGAGGACTAAGTGGCGCAACAGCAAGTGCAACAACTAGCCAAGGGTCATGCAAAGCCATGGATGGAGGGGATAACAAGGTGCGGACAGGTCTTCCATGGCAGGATGGAAACATGGATGCTTCAAAGGATTGCTGGGATGGTTTTGGTTCTTCTTTGCAGGGACTAATCAATAGCTCTGGGCTGTAA